One part of the Engraulis encrasicolus isolate BLACKSEA-1 chromosome 17, IST_EnEncr_1.0, whole genome shotgun sequence genome encodes these proteins:
- the LOC134467153 gene encoding carbonic anhydrase 4-like, producing the protein MYLIFLLLVANAVVLSGASEDWCYTGCESSPSHWHDHFPRCGGEEQSPINIDTKTVNSLKALNSFQMTGFEKKDVMKRLSNNGHSVTCELESGAVNISGGGLHGKYMAAQFHFHWGRTDLMHFPGSEHSIDGHRLPIEMHIVSLKEGLNMTEVKNDSSGLAVLGFFIDEGNGTADQIQAWDTFTKLITNVSSTGDNVDMSLSLSINDLLGSLNMKDYYRYNGSLTTPTCDEVVVWTVFPKPIRISKDLIQRFAGETSIQDNYRPQQTLHDRKVYASANMDVTNPESGHHWCYAGCGEFNNYVVMTVEDHCCF; encoded by the exons ATGTATTTGATATTCCTTTTGTTGGTGGCAAATGCAGTTGTGTTGTCTGGGGCTTCAGAGG ACTGGTGCTATACAGGCTGTG AAAGCTCTCCATCCCACTGGCATGACCATTTTCCGAGATGTGGAGGGGAAGAACAGTCCCCCATCAACATTGACACTAAAACGGTCAACAGCTTGAAAGCCCTCAACAGCTTCCAAATGACTGGTTTTGAGAAAAAGGATGTCATGAAGAGACTCTCGAATAACGGGCACTCAG TAACGTGCGAACTGGAAAGTGGGGCGGTGAATATCAGCGGAGGGGGTCTGCACGGCAAGTACATGGCTGCACAGTTCCATTTCCACTGGGGTCGAACAGACCTGATGCACTTCCCGGGCTCAGAACACTCCATCGACGGACACAGACTTCCAATTGAG ATGCACATTGTAAGTCTGAAGGAAGGCTTGAACATGACAGAAGTTAAGAACGACTCAAGCGGTCTGGCAGTCCTAGGCTTCTTCATTGAC GAGGGAAATGGGACTGCTGATCAGATTCAAGCCTGGGATACCTTCACAAAGTTGATCACAAATGTTTCAAGCACGG GAGATAATGTGGACATGTCTCTGAGTCTCTCCATCAATGACCTTTTGGGGAGTCTCAACATGAAGGATTACTATCGCTACAATGGCTCCCTGACCACCCCCACCTGCGATGAAGTAGTGGTCTGGACTGTCTTCCCTAAGCCAATCCGCATCAGCAAAGACCTG ATCCAGCGCTTTGCCGGGGAAACAAGCATCCAGGATAACTACCGACCCCAGCAGACTCTTCACGACCGCAAGGTCTATGCCTCCGCCAACATGGACGTCACAAATCCTGAGTCTG GACATCACTGGTGCTATGCTGGATGTGGTGAGTTCAACAATTACGTAGTCATGACTGTTGAAGACCATTGTTGTTTTTAG